One window of Trichoderma breve strain T069 chromosome 3, whole genome shotgun sequence genomic DNA carries:
- a CDS encoding integral membrane protein DUF92 domain-containing protein, translating into MKLVIAVPAIAALVLRAWKKKSLTPAGLVAATVTAIAHAYHPWNLPFVLLVVFFLAGTRVTHVKENVKASLTMSAKGTSGGEGPRTHVQVFANSLVASILSVLHANQLYARAAALKTPGAPEPNGSMCYSWGGDLFIVGIIANYAAVAADTFSSELGILSKSEPRLITSLTLRKVPRGTNGGVTLLGLGAGLLGSLTIVTSSMLFLPVCNELTVSKRGGGDPWTADNRRLFMGFLVLWGTLGSVLDSFLGAIFQRSVKDVRTGKIVEGDGGSRVLVSSEAEGSDKRADIKASLKHAGGASESAVDESSEATDKFDPKNKHRKPSFGDEQPSRVVENGWDLLDNNDVNFLMAVTMSVSGMAVASWYWGLPWQSLLTP; encoded by the exons ATGAAGCTCGTCATTGCCGTTCCAGCAATTGCAGCCCTTGTGCTGAgggcttggaagaagaagtctcTGACCCCCGCAGGTCTGGTAGCTGCTACGGTCACAGCTATTGCGCACGCCTATCACCCGTGGAATCTTCCTTTTGTCCTCCTGgttgtcttctttttggctggCACGCGAGTCACTCAT GTCAAGGAAAATGTCAAGGCCTCGCTCACAATGAGTGCAAAGGGAACCTCAGGCGGCGAGGGTCCTCGAACGCATGTTCAAG TCTTTGCCAATTCGCTTGTGGCATCCATCTTGTCCGTGCTCCACGCCAACCAGCTCTAcgctcgagctgctgcccTCAAGACTCCAGGTGCTCCGGAACCGAATGGATCAATGTGCTACTCATGGGGAGGCGATCTCTTCATCGTTGGTATTATTGCCAACTACGCTGCAGTTGCTGCCGACACGTTCAGTTCGGAGCTGGGCATCCTGTCTAAGAGCGAACCCCGCCTCATCACGTCGCTTACGCTGCGAAAGGTGCCCCGCGGCACAAATGGCGGGGTGACGTTATTGGGTTTGGGAGCTGGACTTTTAGGATCCCTTACAATTGTCACGTCTTCTATGCTATTCTTGCCAGTCTGCAACGAATTAACCGTTTCGAAGCGCGGAGGTGGTGACCCCTGGACGGCAGACAACAGGCGGCTATTTATGGGTTTCCTGGTCTTGTGGGGTACCCTCGGCAGCGTCTTGGACAGCTTTCTCGGAGCCATCTTCCAACGTTCCGTGAAGGATGTGCGGACCGGAAAGATTGTTGAAGGTGATGGTGGCTCCCGAGTGCTGGTCTCTAGCGAAGCCGAGGGCTCAGATAAGCGGGCTGATATCAAGGCTTCATTGAAACACGCAGGGGGTGCGAGTGAATCAGCTGTTGATGAGTCGAGTGAAGCCACCGACAAGTTCGACCCCAAGAACAAACATCGGAAACCTAGCTTTGGTGACGAGCAGCCCTCTCGTGTAGTCGAGAATGGCTGGGACTTGCTCGACAACAATGATGTTAACTTTCTCATGGCCGTAACCATGAGCGTTAGCGGAATGGCGGTAGCCAGCTGGTACTGGGGGCTTCCTTGGCAGAGCCTTCTTACCCCGTGA